Proteins from a genomic interval of Papaver somniferum cultivar HN1 chromosome 4, ASM357369v1, whole genome shotgun sequence:
- the LOC113273551 gene encoding protein MAINTENANCE OF MERISTEMS-like isoform X1 — protein MGKKYPKKEFKLIDIRKMYAGSLEKDGDNEQLSDFEVRATAYAYLLYVFASVIFPDNKVNRVSANLLQLLDPLEDVSKYSWGNAIIAHLNAQLEMASRERTSQMNGNLVLLQVWVYEHFPSLFKGDEDIQLQPTWNNTKPRGTRYNYTGSQDKEEAQKLKLLAMRQKLDNMIAKEVTFDPYKEDRVGGLEDLAYYHGPLFYPCGYSMYNPHRVMRHLGYIQDSPDEYYVPPFKYKLKKCKADKKALVVAYEPEPKTKHWNNRHLGSRVEISWWDHVNEGHEVSGDYIPWYEGFSHGRVIRIDQTTGRRSNKASSAASTVDTRDDSSILKLVASNYFSNCINHLHTVLIMLILSVFE, from the exons ATGGGAAAGAAGTACCCAAAGAAAGAGTTTAAACTTATTGACATTAGAAAGATGTATGCGGGGTCACTTGAGAAAGACGGAGACAATGAACAACTCTCCGATTTTGAAGTTCGTGCGACGGCATACGCATACTTGTTGTATGTCTTTGCTTCGGTTATATTTCCCGATAACAAAGTAAACAGAGTCAGCGCCAACCTTCTTCAACTTTTGGATCCCTTGGAGGATGTGAGTAAGTATTCTTGGGGGAATGCCATAATAGCACATTTGAACGCTCAGCTAGAAATGGCATCCCGAGAAAGAACATCTCAAATGAACGGGAATTTGGTTTTACTTCAG GTGTGGGTTTACGAGCATTTCCCCTCATTGTTCAAAGGCGATGAAGACATCCAGTTGCAGCCAACATGGAACAATACTAAACCAAGAGGAACCCGATACAATTACACTGGAAGTCAGGATAAGGAGGAAGCGCAGAAGTTGAAGTTGTTAGCCATGCGCCAAAAATTGGACAACATGATAGCCAAAGAGGTAACCTTTGATCCCTACAAGGAAGATAGAGTAGGAGGATTGGAAGATCTTGCATATTACCATGGCCCTCTGTTTTACCCTTGTGGATACTCAATGTACAATCCGCACAGAGTAATGCGTCATCTTGGGTATATTCAAGATTCACCCGATGAGTATTATGTACCACCGTTCAAATATAAATTAAAGAAATGCAAGGCGGACAAAAAGGCGTTGGTTGTTGCTTACGAACCTGAGCCTAAGACTAAGCATTGGAATAATAGGCATTTGGGTAGTAGGGTGGAAATATCTTGGTGGGATCATGTTAATGAAGGTCATGAGGTAAGCGGTGATTACATTCCATGGTATGAAGGCTTCTCCCACGGTCGAGTGATAAGGATTGATCAGACTACGGGTAGGAGGAGCAACAAAGCATCTTCCGCTGCTTCTACAGTCGACACTAGAGATGACTCTTCCATTCTTAAGCTTGTGGCAAGTAATTATTTTTCGAATTGTATTAATCATTTACATACAGTTTTAATTATGTTAATCTTATCGGTATTTGAATGA
- the LOC113273551 gene encoding protein MAINTENANCE OF MERISTEMS-like isoform X2, protein MGKKYPKKEFKLIDIRKMYAGSLEKDGDNEQLSDFEVRATAYAYLLYVFASVIFPDNKVNRVSANLLQLLDPLEDVSKYSWGNAIIAHLNAQLEMASRERTSQMNGNLVLLQVWVYEHFPSLFKGDEDIQLQPTWNNTKPRGTRYNYTGSQDKEEAQKLKLLAMRQKLDNMIAKEVTFDPYKEDRVGGLEDLAYYHGPLFYPCGYSMYNPHRVMRHLGYIQDSPDEYYVPPFKYKLKKCKADKKALVVAYEPEPKTKHWNNRHLGSRVEISWWDHVNEGHEVSGDYIPWYEGFSHGRVIRIDQTTGRRSNKASSAASTVDTRDDSSILKLVAKGTGEDFYEVILLQSRQWRSDGT, encoded by the exons ATGGGAAAGAAGTACCCAAAGAAAGAGTTTAAACTTATTGACATTAGAAAGATGTATGCGGGGTCACTTGAGAAAGACGGAGACAATGAACAACTCTCCGATTTTGAAGTTCGTGCGACGGCATACGCATACTTGTTGTATGTCTTTGCTTCGGTTATATTTCCCGATAACAAAGTAAACAGAGTCAGCGCCAACCTTCTTCAACTTTTGGATCCCTTGGAGGATGTGAGTAAGTATTCTTGGGGGAATGCCATAATAGCACATTTGAACGCTCAGCTAGAAATGGCATCCCGAGAAAGAACATCTCAAATGAACGGGAATTTGGTTTTACTTCAG GTGTGGGTTTACGAGCATTTCCCCTCATTGTTCAAAGGCGATGAAGACATCCAGTTGCAGCCAACATGGAACAATACTAAACCAAGAGGAACCCGATACAATTACACTGGAAGTCAGGATAAGGAGGAAGCGCAGAAGTTGAAGTTGTTAGCCATGCGCCAAAAATTGGACAACATGATAGCCAAAGAGGTAACCTTTGATCCCTACAAGGAAGATAGAGTAGGAGGATTGGAAGATCTTGCATATTACCATGGCCCTCTGTTTTACCCTTGTGGATACTCAATGTACAATCCGCACAGAGTAATGCGTCATCTTGGGTATATTCAAGATTCACCCGATGAGTATTATGTACCACCGTTCAAATATAAATTAAAGAAATGCAAGGCGGACAAAAAGGCGTTGGTTGTTGCTTACGAACCTGAGCCTAAGACTAAGCATTGGAATAATAGGCATTTGGGTAGTAGGGTGGAAATATCTTGGTGGGATCATGTTAATGAAGGTCATGAGGTAAGCGGTGATTACATTCCATGGTATGAAGGCTTCTCCCACGGTCGAGTGATAAGGATTGATCAGACTACGGGTAGGAGGAGCAACAAAGCATCTTCCGCTGCTTCTACAGTCGACACTAGAGATGACTCTTCCATTCTTAAGCTTGTGGCAA AGGGAACGGGTGAAGATTTTTATGAAGTCATTTTGTTGCAAAGCCGACAATGGAGAAGTGATGGAACCTGA